In Helicobacter mastomyrinus, the sequence TTTGCGATAACAGATTGGCACGTTGTGCAAATGGATTGCCGCCCCTCGCAATGACGTTATAATGTAATTAGTCATTGAACTTTATTTTTGCAAAGTTTTCTAGAATCTGCTTTTGCAAATCTTGGCTTTGGGTGAAAAGTGCCTCTAGGCTTTCTTTACTCTCTTTTATCTTGGCGTTAAATTCTGTCTCGCTCATATCAATATGCTCGATTTTAAAGTCAAAATACTGCTCCGCGGAAAAAGAGTAGTTTTTTGCCGCGATAGATTCTAGACTTACTTGTATGCTAAAGTCCTCTATTGCTTGAGATTCTATAAAGGCATTGATGATTTTTAGCTCATCATCTTTGCTTAAAAATACTCGCTCGTTTTTATCGATTTTTTGCTTTGTCCCTAGCTTTGAAGCATCGACAAGCAGGGCAAAATCGCTTTTTTTGCCTTTGTCTATAAAGACTATGGATACATTTGTGCCTGTGGTGGCAAAGATATTTGGAGGCATTGTTATGCAGCCACTCAAGGCTTTAGAATCTACAAGGTGTTTTCTAATGCTCTTTTCTATGCTGCTTTGCGCGGTGATAAAGCCCGTAGGCACGACTATGGCGGCTTTACCTGTGGGGGAGAGGGAGTTTAGCAAATGCTGGAAAAAGCATAGATATACTGCCATTTTATCTTTGTCTTTATTGGGAATCTTTGGCACACCGGCGAAAAAGCGCGTTTTATCACTAGCGAGTTCATTTCTATACTCGCTAAAATCAAGCTTAAAAGGGGGATTGCTCACGATAAAATCAAAGCTCTTGTGCGTGTGGCGCGGGTGGGTTAGGGTATTACCCTGTGTGATGTTATGGATAGAATGGGCGAGATTATTTAGGATAAGGTTTAGGCGCAGCAATGAGCTAGACTTTTGGCTAATGTCTTGGGCATAGATGGAGCATTTGCTCTGCCCAATAGCGTGGGCTAGGCTCATTAGCAATGTGCCAGATCCTGCGCTTGGGTCATAGCAGGATACGCTTTTGTAACTCTCCTTGCCTACAAGGATTTGTGCCATAATGGCAGCTACGGAATGGGGCGTGTAGTATTCGGCGTATTTGCCGCCATTGTCTTTGTTATAATCTTTGATAAGGTATTCAAAGAGCGGTGCGAAAAAGTCATAGCCTTGAGAAAATGCCCCTTCAAAGTCAAAATCACTTAGTGATGATATGAGGGCTTTAGCTACGCCATCACGTTTGCTTTGATCCGTGATGATAGGCATAAGTGGCTCAAAAAGCTTGATTTTGCTCCCGCCCTCAGTAGCGATAGAGAAAATCTCTGTATTGTTATTTGCGATATTTTCAAAGGCATTATCAAGCTTGGTGTGGAAGTTTAGGTCATTTTGTGCGGAAAAAAGCGCGGGAAATGTATCACTAGGGGCAAATTTGACATTTGCGCCGATGTCTTCTAGTAGCATTTGATAGTGCTCATCGGGCATAGATTCTAGCTCTTTGTAAAGGGCAATAGCATCTAGTTTGGCTAAACGTGATTCTGCTCTTTTGACTTCATACGTGAATTTGTCATTTAAAAATTTGTAAAGAAATACTTGCGTGATGATTTTATACTCTCCGGCGTCATTGCCTAGTCCGCTTTGTGCGCAAATGGCTTTAAGCCTATCAATAAGCGCGATGATTTGGCTCTGCAGGGTGGAATCTTGGGCTTGTGTGGGCGGTGTAGATTGGCTCATTCTATGCTCCTTTGTATTGATGCAGGTATTCATTAATGATAAGATGTAAAAGTGTGGCGCGATTGTCGCGGTTGTAGTGTGAATCTAGCAGGGATTGTATGTTGTCTTTGCTTTGCTGGGTTACTTCGTGTTTGAAATAGTCTTTATTTTCTATGATGTGCTCATTATCTAAAAGGCTTGTATCGATTTTGTGCTTTATGGGCATAAGTTGCGCGTGAAGTGCGCTATCTTGTAATGTAGGGTAAGATTCTCTAATGCGTTTGTGAATGCGTAAAAACTTCGCGTCATTGTTGTATTTAGCACGTAGGCGTTCGTCTTTGGCATTATGCAAAGTGATTTGCTCCTCTAGGGCTTTGTATTCTGCGCTTAAAGCGGTGATTTGCTCTTGGGTGGGATTAATGTCTCTTTTGGCTAAGAGCCTTTGAAGCTCTTCATATAGTGTGATATATGTCTTGTCTTTTGGGTCGTGATTATTGCTAAAGGCTTCTCGCACTTTGCTAATTGTGATTTTAAGGGAATCTAATAGGATTAGCTCATTTTGTCCTCTTTTTTCAAAATGGAATATGTAATCTTCTAGGACGGTGTCAAGCAATGCTTTTGAGGGGGATTCTTGAGATAGGGCTTCTTGTAGGTGGAGTGTGTGCAGTCTCCTATCTAGGACTTTTAGGAGTTTAGCAAAGGTGTGGAAATCAAGCTTGTTTTTAAGCGTGTCATAGCCTTGTAGGGTGATGAGATTATAGAGTGCTGCGGCGTTATTAATAGCGGATTTTAGCTCGTGTATATCAGCTTTAGGGAGATTTTGGATTTGAGTTGCGAAGACTTCTGCATTGTGCGTGTCGTATTCCCATAAGGTTTGGTTTATCTCTTACAATTCTTGGGCTATCTCCTCTTGGGTTTTAAAAAGTTTGCTATACGTTTCTTTCTCATCATCTAGCTCATTGCTTAGCTCGTCCCAATAGGCTTTGTTGGTCTTGTCAAATTCTTTATCAATATCTGCAAAATCCACCACATAGCCATAATGAAAGTTTTTGTATGGGCGATTGACACGCGTTAGGGTTTGGAGGAGATTATGCTCTTTTGCCTCGCGGCAGAGATAGAGCTTCTTTAATCTTGGGGCGTCAAAGCCTGTAAGCAGCATAGCATAGACAAAGATAATATCAATCTTGCCATTTTTGAAAGATTCTATATAAGTGCCTACGTCTAATGTATCGTGCAGAATAAGGGCAGTTGTGAATCTTAAGGGGCTTGTAGATTCTAAACTATCATTTATGCCATCATTTGTAATGTGGTTTGTGTCTGGGGGGGGGGGGCAATAGCCGCTTTTAAGCGAGAATCTATACTAAGAGAGCGTGAAATCTCATAGAGAGATTTAGCTTGCTGGGAGCTGTGGCATACGACCATCGCGCCTATGGTGTTATCACCGAGTTTGATTCTACTTGTGGCAAAGTCGTTTATGATATATTCACAAAGCGGGGTTGTGAAATTTTTATGCGTAAAGAGCCTTGCTCAATTTTAAGTGTCTCAAAGGCGGCATTAAGCGAGGCTTTGTAGCTACTTTGTATGTCTTCTTTGATAAGACGTAGGGTGTAGCCATCTTTGATAGAAGAATCATAATAGTATTTATGGATATAATCCCCAAAAATATGCGTGGATTTCTCTCTTTTGGCACTTTGTAGTAGAGGTGTGCCTGTGAGCGCGAGGAAAATCGCTTCCTTATCGACATTAAAAAGATGAGTGAAAAACTTAGCCGCGGGCTGATAGCTGCGGTGGGCTTCATCTATGAAAAATATGCGTTGGACTTTAAGATGATAAACATTTGGCACACTTAGAGCATCTTCGCTAAACTTTTGGATATTAACAACAATCATTTCATCTCTGCCCTCTGTGTTATTACATTTGAGCGATTGTAGTTCTTGGATAAAATCTTGCTTAGATTCTATAGCTTTGACGGATAAGCCGCGTTTTTTAAATTCGTTGTAGGATTGTTGAAGCAAGTCTAGCCTATCCACGATGAAGTAAAATTTTGTCGTGATAGAGTGCGCTTGATAAAAATCTTTTATTGCTCTTAGTGCGTAGAAGCTTAACGCGGTTTTACCTGAGCCTTGCGTGTGCCAAATAATGCCTCTTTTATGAGAAATGTTTAAATCTTTAGTGTTTGTCTCGTGGTGAGGCTTAAGCCAATCGTGCAGTTTAGATTGTATAGTGAGGGTTGCAAAAAACTGCGGATAGCGCATAATGTGCTTTTGTATGCTGTGGCTATCTCTCACAAAGGCTATGCCATAACGTAAGAAAAACATAAGACGTTGATGTGAAAAAAGCGAGATAAGAAGGCGGTTTGTAGGCGTGTCTAGGGCGGTATTTGTGTGAAATTCTGGCGTGTTAAGAATAGCTTGAGTATTCGTATCTTTTAGAATCTGTTTGATAGCGTTAGTCTCTAGCGGTGCAATATCTTGTGTAGGCAGGGTGTGAGATAGCTCCTCTCTAAAATGGTTTAGCTTAAGATTATAGCTTGTGGAATAGAATGCGCCATTTATGGGAGTAAGCTCGGTTTCATTATATTCTGTATTGTTAGAATATACAATCATTTGCGTGAGGTTAAAATATCGCTTAAAACTTTCATCGCTAAATCGCCTTTTGGCACGTTCAAGTTCTGCTTGGATACCTTGAATATTATTTGGTATTTTCACTTCTACAAAGGTAATTAGAATCTTAGAGTAATGCTCTTGTTTTATGGTGGGATTTAGCCTCTTTAGGGCGGAGTGAAAGCTCGTAAGGAATATATTTGTTTGTTTGTGGAAAGCTGATTTTGTGTTTTTGTCATTAAGCGATATGTATTCAAAACCTAAGCGGACAAGTGTAAGTAAAGATGGAATCTTAACGCGCGTATTTTCGTTAAAATTATTAGAATATGTCATCTCATCTCCAAGAATATTTTTAAGGCTTTTGTAAGATACAAAATAAGTGAGCCGTGATATTATCACAGAGATTCTAAAAAACTTGTATAATTATATATTTTTTAGATGAAATTTTGAGAAAAAGAGGTGCAATGACTACGCAAAGCCATATTCGCAATTTTTCTATTATCGCTCATATTGATCACGGCAAATCTACACTTGCTGATAGGCTCATACAGGAGTGTGGGGCGGTGAGTGAGCGCGAGATGAAAGCGCAGATTATGGATACTATGGATATTGAAAAGGAGCGGGGCATCACCATTAAGGCGCAATCAGTGCGTCTAAGCTACCCATACAAAGGGCAAACCTATATTTTGAATCTTATCGATACGCCCGGACACGTGGATTTTAGCTATGAGGTGTCGCGCTCTCTTACATCGTGTGAGGGGGCATTGCTCGTAGTTGATGCAAGTCAAGGCGTAGAGGCGCAAACTATTGCAAATGTGTATATTGCAATGGAAAATGATTTAGAAATTATCCCTGTGATTAATAAAATCGATTTACCCGCAGCAGACCCTGAACGCGTGTGTGAGGATATAGAATCTACCATTGGCTTAAGCTGCAAGAACGCACTAAAGGTAAGTGCAAAGAGTGGAGAGGGTATAAAAGCCTTAATTGAGCATATTATAGAGCATATACCTGCTCCAAGTGGTGATGAGAATGTCCCTACAAAGGCTCTTATCTATGATAGTTGGTTTGATAACTATTTGGGGGCTTTGGCATTAGTGCGTATCAAAGATGGCGCGTTGCACGTAGGGCAGGAAGTGCAGATGATGAGCAGTGGCAAAAAATATGAGGTGCTGGGCTTGTATTATCCTCACCCGGTGCAGAAAATTCCCACGCAGAGTATTCTTTGCGGTGAGATTGGCATTATCTCACTTGGGCTAAAAACGCTCACTGATATGGCAGTGGGCGATACGATAACCGATGCGAAAACACCAACAGATGTAGCCATAAGTGGTTTTAGACCGGCTAAGCCCTTTGTATTTGCTGGAATCTATCCTATTGAAACAGATAAATTTGAGGAATTGCGGGACGCGCTACATAGGCTTAAACTTAATGATTCTGCCCTTAGCTTTGAGCCTGAAACAAGCGTAGCTCTAGGCTTTGGCTTCCGCGTGGGATTCTTAGGGCTTTTGCATATGGAGGTGGTGAAAGAGCGATTAGAGCGGGAGTTTAATCTCTCACTTATCGCTACTGCGCCAACGGTGGTATATGAAGTGTATTTAACCGATGGTTCTAAGGTGTTAGTGCAAAATCCTAGTGAGCTGCCCGAAGTCCAAAAGATAGAATCTATCTATGAACCTTATGTAAAGGCGAGTATTATCACTCCTAGCGAATATGTGGGGAATGTTATCACTCTATTGTCAAACCGCCGCGGGGTGCAGGAAAAAATGGATTACCTCACGCAATCACGTGTTATGCTTGTGTATGCTCTGCCGAGTAATGAGATTGTAATGGATTTTTATGATAAGCTAAAGTCCTGCACGAAGGGATATGCGAGTTTTGATTATGAGCCTATCGGGTATAGGCAGGGGGATTTGGTGCGCCTTGATATACGCGTGGCGGGAGAGGTTGTTGATGCCTTATCTATCATCGTAGATAGGCAAAAAAGCTATGAAAAGGGCAGAGCATTGGTAGAATCGATGAAAGAGATTGTCCCAAGGCAACTTTTTGAAGTGGCGATTCAAGCGAGTGTGGGGAGTAAAATCATCGCGCGAGAGACGGTGAAATCTATGGGAAAGAATGTAACGGCAAAGTGCTATGGTGGTGATATAACGCGTAAGAGAAAGCTACTAGAAAAGCAAAAAGAGGGCAAAAAGAGAATGAAAGCTATCGGCAGGGTAGAGCTACCTCAAGAGGCATTTTTAGCGGTGTTAAAGATTGATGGGTAGGATTATGGGAAATATAAAGACAAGGAGCAAAGAGGTATGAAGGGCATTATCTTAGCCGGGGGTAGCGGTACAAGGCTTTATCCTAGCACATTGATGCTCTCAAAGCAGCTTCTACCTGTGTATGATAAGCCTATGGTGTATTATCCACTCTCTGTGCTGATGTTAGCAGGTATTAAAGAAGTGTTGATTATCTCCACACCAAAGGATACGCCTAGATTTAAAGAGATTTTTGGGAATGGTGATTGGCTAGGAATGCATATAGAGTATTGTGTGCAAACCTCCCCCGATGGCTTGGCACAGGGCTTAATCTTAGCGGAGGATTTTATCAAAGATGATGATATAGCCTTGATTTTAGGGGATAATATTTTCTATGGGCAGGGCTTTACCCCTATGCTCCTTGAGGCAAAAGAAGCGGCAAAACAAGGTAAGGCGACGATTTTCCCCTATCCTGTGAAAGACCCTCATCGCTTTGGTGTGGCGGAGCTAGATTCACAAGAGCGTGTGATAAGCCTTGAGGAAAAGCCCTCTAAACCAAAGAGTAATTTTGCTGTAACGGGATTGTATTTTTATGATAATGAGGCGATTAGCATTGCTAAAACGCTCCGCCCAAGCCCACGAGGAGAGCTAGAGATTACAGATGTGAATCTTGCCTATCTTCAAAAGGGCAAACTTATGGCACAAACATTGGGGCGGGGCTTTGCGTGGCTTGATACAGGTACACACGATAGTCTTATTGATGCAGCGACATTCGTGCAGACCATAGAGCTACGGCAGGGGTATAAAATCGCGTGCTTGGAGGAAATCGCCTATTATAATGGCTGGATAGATGAGAAAAAGCTTTTGCAAAGGGCTGATTTCCTTGATAAAAGTGGCTATGGGCAGTATTTACGCGCTATCATAGAATCTCCTTATATGGAGCGAGAATGAAGCATATTCTTATCACTGGGGGAGCAGGGTTTATCGGTAGTAATTTTATAAACTACTTTTTACGCAAATATCCGCAATATTTCCTT encodes:
- a CDS encoding class I SAM-dependent DNA methyltransferase codes for the protein MSQSTPPTQAQDSTLQSQIIALIDRLKAICAQSGLGNDAGEYKIITQVFLYKFLNDKFTYEVKRAESRLAKLDAIALYKELESMPDEHYQMLLEDIGANVKFAPSDTFPALFSAQNDLNFHTKLDNAFENIANNNTEIFSIATEGGSKIKLFEPLMPIITDQSKRDGVAKALISSLSDFDFEGAFSQGYDFFAPLFEYLIKDYNKDNGGKYAEYYTPHSVAAIMAQILVGKESYKSVSCYDPSAGSGTLLMSLAHAIGQSKCSIYAQDISQKSSSLLRLNLILNNLAHSIHNITQGNTLTHPRHTHKSFDFIVSNPPFKLDFSEYRNELASDKTRFFAGVPKIPNKDKDKMAVYLCFFQHLLNSLSPTGKAAIVVPTGFITAQSSIEKSIRKHLVDSKALSGCITMPPNIFATTGTNVSIVFIDKGKKSDFALLVDASKLGTKQKIDKNERVFLSKDDELKIINAFIESQAIEDFSIQVSLESIAAKNYSFSAEQYFDFKIEHIDMSETEFNAKIKESKESLEALFTQSQDLQKQILENFAKIKFND
- a CDS encoding DEAD/DEAH box helicase family protein, which translates into the protein MTYSNNFNENTRVKIPSLLTLVRLGFEYISLNDKNTKSAFHKQTNIFLTSFHSALKRLNPTIKQEHYSKILITFVEVKIPNNIQGIQAELERAKRRFSDESFKRYFNLTQMIVYSNNTEYNETELTPINGAFYSTSYNLKLNHFREELSHTLPTQDIAPLETNAIKQILKDTNTQAILNTPEFHTNTALDTPTNRLLISLFSHQRLMFFLRYGIAFVRDSHSIQKHIMRYPQFFATLTIQSKLHDWLKPHHETNTKDLNISHKRGIIWHTQGSGKTALSFYALRAIKDFYQAHSITTKFYFIVDRLDLLQQSYNEFKKRGLSVKAIESKQDFIQELQSLKCNNTEGRDEMIVVNIQKFSEDALSVPNVYHLKVQRIFFIDEAHRSYQPAAKFFTHLFNVDKEAIFLALTGTPLLQSAKREKSTHIFGDYIHKYYYDSSIKDGYTLRLIKEDIQSSYKASLNAAFETLKIEQGSLRIKISQPRFVNIS
- the rfbA gene encoding glucose-1-phosphate thymidylyltransferase RfbA, coding for MKGIILAGGSGTRLYPSTLMLSKQLLPVYDKPMVYYPLSVLMLAGIKEVLIISTPKDTPRFKEIFGNGDWLGMHIEYCVQTSPDGLAQGLILAEDFIKDDDIALILGDNIFYGQGFTPMLLEAKEAAKQGKATIFPYPVKDPHRFGVAELDSQERVISLEEKPSKPKSNFAVTGLYFYDNEAISIAKTLRPSPRGELEITDVNLAYLQKGKLMAQTLGRGFAWLDTGTHDSLIDAATFVQTIELRQGYKIACLEEIAYYNGWIDEKKLLQRADFLDKSGYGQYLRAIIESPYMERE
- a CDS encoding type I restriction enzyme subunit R domain-containing protein → MLHDTLDVGTYIESFKNGKIDIIFVYAMLLTGFDAPRLKKLYLCREAKEHNLLQTLTRVNRPYKNFHYGYVVDFADIDKEFDKTNKAYWDELSNELDDEKETYSKLFKTQEEIAQEL
- the lepA gene encoding translation elongation factor 4; the protein is MTTQSHIRNFSIIAHIDHGKSTLADRLIQECGAVSEREMKAQIMDTMDIEKERGITIKAQSVRLSYPYKGQTYILNLIDTPGHVDFSYEVSRSLTSCEGALLVVDASQGVEAQTIANVYIAMENDLEIIPVINKIDLPAADPERVCEDIESTIGLSCKNALKVSAKSGEGIKALIEHIIEHIPAPSGDENVPTKALIYDSWFDNYLGALALVRIKDGALHVGQEVQMMSSGKKYEVLGLYYPHPVQKIPTQSILCGEIGIISLGLKTLTDMAVGDTITDAKTPTDVAISGFRPAKPFVFAGIYPIETDKFEELRDALHRLKLNDSALSFEPETSVALGFGFRVGFLGLLHMEVVKERLEREFNLSLIATAPTVVYEVYLTDGSKVLVQNPSELPEVQKIESIYEPYVKASIITPSEYVGNVITLLSNRRGVQEKMDYLTQSRVMLVYALPSNEIVMDFYDKLKSCTKGYASFDYEPIGYRQGDLVRLDIRVAGEVVDALSIIVDRQKSYEKGRALVESMKEIVPRQLFEVAIQASVGSKIIARETVKSMGKNVTAKCYGGDITRKRKLLEKQKEGKKRMKAIGRVELPQEAFLAVLKIDG